One part of the Salinivirga cyanobacteriivorans genome encodes these proteins:
- a CDS encoding type II toxin-antitoxin system RelE/ParE family toxin, producing MVTNKQLPVIWDKEAKTQLKKAYNKILKESYQGAITVRDGILDTVDKIPEQPHRYPADKFKTNNKGNYRAFELYNYRVAYKITDENIQILRVRHVKREPLEY from the coding sequence ATGGTAACAAATAAACAATTGCCTGTTATATGGGACAAAGAGGCAAAAACCCAATTAAAGAAAGCCTATAATAAAATATTAAAAGAATCTTACCAAGGCGCAATCACTGTAAGAGATGGTATTTTAGATACAGTTGATAAAATACCGGAACAACCACATAGATACCCGGCAGATAAGTTCAAAACTAACAATAAAGGTAACTATAGAGCTTTTGAATTGTATAATTACAGGGTTGCATATAAAATTACTGATGAAAACATCCAGATTTTAAGAGTTCGTCATGTAAAACGAGAACCTTTGGAATATTAG